The segment agagaGGGGGCCAAaagtgagcagcactgggggccAAAAGTCAGGCTGTATCCCCGTGGTGCCAGAGCACGGTTCCCTGGGGCCTGCTTTCCATGGTGGTCCGATGGTGATGGGCAGCACCTCAGGGGCCAGGAAAGAGCccgtggcagctctgctccccagggctggtTCCAGCCGTTGTCGGGCCGTGACTTGGCCTcttgctggctggagcacagccttcaTCCTGGGAGTTGTCGTAGGGGGGAAGTTTAGAGgatgtgtgctgggaaaagCGTGAGCGTTTCTGACCCAGCCTCATGGCACTCCCCGTAGTCGAATGCCAGtattcagcacagccctggcccgcggcccagaggaagagacaggcaTGGTTTCCTCCAGTGTGACCTTCCTTTGTGTACGTGAGAGATCTCCCAGTAAGAAAGCCCCGAGGGGCTGTATCTTCTTCCACGCGGTCCATGAGGCATGTGGAGAGAGTATTTTGTGAGCTGCCGGGTGCCAGCCAACAGGtcctcctggctgctctgcaacTTTGGAAATCACGGCCCGAGTCTTTCTTCCGTGCCGTTACCTGACCCACCTCCTGCTACTAAGGGAGAAGATGGCAACATGCAATGGGAACTAGTCTCGTCTGTTCTTCTTGATTCTAGATGGCGCCTTTGGTGTTCCGTTTCCGGATGGTCGCCTGGATCCGGATTTTGTGCCTCAGGGGAAACCCAGAGGTAAGTTGTGAGCGTGTGTTTCCTCAACGGCAGAACGATGCATGCCCTAACTGTTGGTAATTTTACTGAAGATGCTGTCAAGGTCTTCCTAATGTGCTTACACCTTGAAGGGCTTGCACAGATAAGTCCTAAGTGTTTGGTTAGTTGGAGAGCTGCCACATATGAGTGGGATGGTTACCCCTGCCATCAGCTGAGAGCACCCAGGCCTTGGTATGTGGGTCATTCCCTGACCCAGCGCCAGACCCTGCAGGTCACTCAGGAAATGTAGGCCCCAGTGTGCAGTGGAAGCTCTTCTCACCTGTGTCTGATCCCGCTTGTGCCTGCAGGCCCTCTTGGTCAATCAACAGCGTGGAATCGTGTCCCTGAGCCCGGTGTGGATGCTGGAGGTAAGTCTCCAGTCTTCATTTTCTCGATATTTGTTCCTATTTGGTTGTGATGGTTCAGCAGTGGTTCGTCTTTTCATTGGCCAGCGGGTTCTTCTCTGTGAGAAGCATGGGTGTTTACGATTTCTTGGGCGCTCCATGCTCCCAGTGTGGTGTTGGCTTGGCCTTTGTGCATCCGAGGCCCCCCAGTAATGAAGCCTCAAGGGGATGAGTGTTCTTCGGTGAGGTCCCTGAGAGTCCTTTCACGTGGCCTGGAGAGACTCTTTGGAatgctgcttcagcagctttCCAAAGCCAACAGGTCAGCTGGCTTGTGTGCCCCTCTGGATCTTTCATGCCGCGCCCGCATGGCAGGTGATTACCGGAGCCCCTTCCAGACGCTGCTGGTTCCTAAGGAAGAGGGAGATCACAGCGTGCAGTGGGAACGTTTCTCATGTGCCCTCGATTACAGCTGTGTCTCCAGGCAGTGGCTTGTCAAAGTCTCAGTTTAAT is part of the Gallus gallus isolate bGalGal1 unplaced genomic scaffold, bGalGal1.mat.broiler.GRCg7b scaffold_42, whole genome shotgun sequence genome and harbors:
- the LOC101751423 gene encoding uncharacterized protein LOC101751423 isoform X5, giving the protein MVQQGWQRHRLPVVFPSKASRQSLSPPLPPSAWLLWRGSGCALLRSAVQQEGLPLFASRCVSEDSALEFVPRRAQMAPLVFRFRMVAWIRILCLRGNPEALLVNQQRGIVSLSPVWMLEVLLCEKHGCLRFLGRSMLPVWCWLGLCASEAPQ
- the LOC101751423 gene encoding uncharacterized protein LOC101751423 isoform X4, with amino-acid sequence MAASASASAAGGRCVSEDSALEFVPRRAQMAPLVFRFRMVAWIRILCLRGNPEALLVNQQRGIVSLSPVWMLEV
- the LOC101751423 gene encoding uncharacterized protein LOC101751423 isoform X3; protein product: MAASASASAAGGRCVSEDSALEFVPRRAQMAPLVFRFRMVAWIRILCLRGNPEALLVNQQRGIVSLSPVWMLEVLLCEKHGCLRFLGRSMLPVWCWLGLCASEAPQ